The Theileria equi strain WA chromosome 2 map unlocalized gcontig_1105316255037, whole genome shotgun sequence genomic sequence TGTATTGTCAAGAAACTGCGGTATTCGTGCACAGTCGGTTGATATGCTCATTATTGACTCACTATGGTGTATAGACCAAATCCCAAAGTTTCACCTTCGCCACCGATTCCTTGTTGACATCTCAGTAATATTACGGAGAATATCTTGGACCTTTAATATATCGGTTGTCGTTTGTTCCAATGAATACAAAGCCcacaaaaataaaaggataaacAAGATATTTAACAAGTGGAATGCGAATTGCTACGTTCATATTCATCTAAAACAAAAGCTTTTAAACTACCAAACGACAATTCAAGATACTTtagaaaataaaataaGTTCGCATGTATATAGAGTTATGTCTATTAACCCAGAAAGTTTGATTTACAGCAAAGGGATTAGGTTTTCTATAAACAGACAAGAGGATTTATCGCAAACACAAAACTACAGCCAAGATGGACCTATCTACCCAGGACTACAGTTTTAACCTAGGGAATGTCAGTATGCAACCATTCATGGTTGATGATATTCCTTGGAGACCCCAGGAGATTGAAGCATTGAGAAAGTTCTTGCTGGATGTAAAGTCAAGAGGGCAACTTACGCATACTACGAAGAGTGATTCTTACaatgtttgtattttaaagGGTCAGACAGGAAGTGCCAAGATGTCAACAATTAAACTCCTATGCAATAACTGTGGTTTGAAAATAATAGAGTACGACCCATTTGATGTTTCTGCAGTTTGCAGGCCTGAAGAACATGATTCTGCAATTTCATCgttagtatcatttttggaaactGCAACAAGTAGATCAGGACTTAAAATGACTAAGAACTCTTTAACTTTTTCAAGCGGAAGTTTAGCCTGTCCCCTTGTTTTAGGTTCAAGGAAAATAAAGCGTTTGAAATGCACAAGCGAAAATGCAAATGCTGAATCTAATACTTCAAATAGCGAACCTCATTTGATTTTGGTTTCGGATTTGCCTAGAACCATACTAACTAGCaaatcttcatccttgtacGAAATTCAGTACCTTTTAAAGTCTATAGTAAATGGTCAAAGCACTCATAATGAGAAAACTTACCCTTTGCTAATTTGTGTAAACAATTCAGCTGAGGATACAATGATCTTAAAAAGAATCCTTCCGAATAATTATACAAAACATCCAAAATGTCTAAACTTGAATCTAAAGAACATATCAAAAACTAAAATGAAGTCTCTTTTAAAGTTGGATAAAAAATTCCAGCGGTTTGATAGCCATTTTAATAGTCTTCTTCTGGACTATGTTGCCAACATTAGCTCAGGAGATATTAGATACGCCTTTAATAATCTTCGGTTTTACCTTTCAAATAGTAAGGACCAAGGTTCCAATACTATATCGCAATTTGATACATTAAAGGCTCATATGTTGGAAAGGAATATCTTCAATACATTTGGTTTACTTGGAAGGGTTTTATATAACAAGAGATTACCAATTAGCCTCTCTTGTCCTAATgagaataaaacaatacCAATGAATATGaacatttccagattcaAGAAATGCATGGATATTAGCAGAGCTATCCAAATTTACGAAACGGAATACGTGGATGGAGTTAGTTGTGATTACGCTGATATCTTGGAGATAATTCCACTTATTGATTCAACAATTGCTAGTATGGAGTCATCTATCACTTACGAGCCTCCTACACAAGAGTTTGTGACCTTTAGTAGCACACAAAAGAAGCCCATTGTTTCTCAAACTGAAAGTAAAAAGCCTCACACTAGCGATTCAAACCCACATGTAGACTTAGAACTAGTTAATAATGAAAACTTGGTCCTCACATGCGAAGGGAACGTGGGTGGTACAGATTCTGTGAATCTATACGATCCGCTAAACATGGTCATGTGGAACAAGggatattttgatgaatcATTTTCAGCGGAAATTCCTGCAAATGTGCGATTATTTGGGTTAGTTGATCcttttgatgaaaagaatCCTCTTGGATATACAAAATGGCCTAAAATTGAAAGCAAGGGCGATTGCACTCCTTCTAGACACACCAGACATGATATGCTTCCTAAGTTGAGCAGACCACAATTATACTACGATCCAGATTCTATAATAGATGATTTAAATTCTGAATACAattattttgtaaattcaATGTTTGATAACTACTCTGATCTTTTTGGAAACATTGATGATTGTGCTACATTTTCTACTCATTTGACTTGTGCTGATATGTTTTATACAAGAGTAAAGGGAGCCTCTTACTATATCGGGGATGATATTGGAATTAATAGGCATTTTATATCTATTTGTATACGGGCAGCTGTAGATTCTAATTTGAGTGGTTTTGAGGGGACAAAGAATGAGTTTCACCCATTTACAAAGTATACCACAAGTGGAAGCATAAAATACAAGACAGATTACATACGTGGGCTATATGACTCTTATAGGATGGATGTGCACAAGTTATTAACAAGTGACGAATATATACCATCACACTCCAGCATACACGCATCGGCAAGTAAGGCATTCATAGAGACGCTTCCAATGACATTTATTGCACTAACACATAGCACTGAGCCAAAACATACACAGGTTCATGATgtttatgaaaatgtacaagatGACTCTAGAAGAACATCAATAGAGAGTACCTTTGAGGATATAATGACGTTGGATGTGCTCGACCAAGTGGATGAATTAATGCAAGGGACTGGATCAAAGAATGTAAACACAAGAGGTAGAAATGATTCTGTAAACCTTATAAAACTCATGGACACAGTTACACCCAGGTTCAAGGATTTGCTTAGCGAAATCAGCAAGCACTATGCCAACTTTGGGGGCAATTCACAAATTCAAATTACACACAGTATCAAGCAAGCTTATGAGCGTATTTCAGATAGCTCTTAGCGTTCACATTGCTGATTTTAATCCTATTTTGTACAGTTTTATGTGCATTTATTCTAGGAGACTTGGGTAATTCTCAAGTTTTATAGTAGATGTTTTGTAACTTTATTTAGCATTTTGGTTGTTACCTCTATTTATATTACAACATTCCAGAGATTTTTCTGGTTTATTTTTAACAAGACTTTCTTGATGTAAGCCTGGTAGTTTAAGGTAGCAACTAGTAGAGGTAGGAACCTTGGTCCTAACATCCCTACAATTGGCATGCAGAACGTGTAACCGCATAGAGCGTACGAATGCCAGGCTACTTTCTACTTACAACTCCTTTCTTTTCTGGTACCCATACTTGAAATGGAACAAGTGAGACATTGTATATTTTCAACTCGCGGATAAGGTGGAGGAAATTAACGCAAAGATCGTAATGTGTATTCACGATGAAATCATCATGGAAGTCCCATAGACAAAGTGAAGGAGAACAAAGCCACACAGATGTAGTTCTGGAACGATTGTGACGCTGAAGTAGCCCAGAGTCACACAAGTTCAAATAGTTGTTACAACTTTGCGGGGAATTGAGGGCTGGTCAAGTCCATACATTGACTGCGGCATTGTGAATAGTCGAGAGGGAAGTTGAACAAGCGCCAATGATTGAGTCGGCACATGGACATAGGATGGGCAAGGGGTACCATAACGGACGAGAATTCGCTCGGTGGTAcaaagagaaggaagatgtGCAATGGAAGACTCCACCGACCGGAGACAGCAATTCACATTATGGTAGTAAAAGCAATGCTGATGTGTCAACACATGATCAGAATTGTGTCTGTTCATCCACCTGAATGGAGTCTCGAATGAACGAAAACCACGGCGTCGTCGCCCCATATGGACGGGTAAATCTTAACTCGGGGTCGACTTCATTACCATTTGTGGCATAATTGCGTAAGTTTTAATACTGAAGTCagtctttgacgtcggGAGTTAGTGAGAAATCATTTATCTCTCGTAATTACCGGGAATTGACTGTGTATCTACCTGTAACACATTTTGCGTGTGGTTTCTACTATACTAAAAAGTAAAGGGAGCTaatttgcatttttagTGCTTTTTACTCGCATTTACGGCAAATCTTCACATGTCATACTTTGAGCGCATCTCTCTGCTATTGCTGTTGAACATTCCTAGTATGACTTACTACAATACGTGAGAAATTATACGGATTTTAATAGAGCACGGGCATATACAATTCGGATTATCCTGTGGAATACTTCAGTTTGTATAATACGCGATTTATCATAAATTTAGCTGAATATGTTTGACGATCATTTTGAGGGCGGTGACGCTGGAGCGTCCCATACTATTCCAGTTCAGGCTGGTGCCATCAAGAAGAACTCCTTTGTTATGCTCAAGGGCCATCCATGCAAGGTCGTTGAGTACTCAACCAGTAAGACAGGAAAGCATGGTCATGCAAAGGCCAACATCACCGGAATCGATATCTTTACCGGAAAGAAGTACGAAGATATCTGTCCTACTTCCCACAACATGGACGTCCCTACTGTCAAGCGCACTGAAATTCAGCTCATTGCTATCGATGATGGCTTCACTACCTTGTTGAACCCTGATGGATCCACCAGGACCGATTTGCCATTGCCCAAGGACTCTGAGGGTGCCTTTGATGAAGTTTCTAAGCAGGTAATGGCTCTCTACGATGCTGGAAAGGAAGTCTTGGTCACTGTCTTGTCAGCCTGCGGAATTGAGAAGATTATTGCCTGCAAGGAATTGGCATCTTAGAGATCATACACTTAATGTGATGGTTCTTGTCTACTATATGTTTAGTTTATATGCGTTCTAGTTTCTCTGACGGTCTGTAGCGCCGCCGGTTGGGATCGGCGGGTTGTTTTGGGCGTTCCCGTGAACCATTGTACAATCGTAATCGCAATTTGGAAGTTTAAACCTGActtttttaaaaatgtctGAAAATCTGCCTACAGATCCCGTGAATGTCGCGGTAGCGGAGCTGGTTGGTATGGCCGACATGCTTAGAAGGTTTGTAGACCGTTTATATCACATATTACACTATTTACACTTATACCTTTTCATAAACTTTATCAGGATGCGAGATGGATGCTGGAACAAGTGTATTTCATCTGTAAAAGGTCCTCAACTGGATGCTGGAGAATCAAGCTGTATAGATCGTTGCGTTAACAAGGTATTGTAACgttcttgttcattctaATGTACTGTTAATATACACCTTCACTAATTGTACAGTACTTGGACATTCACACCTTGGTTGGATTCCAATTGCAACAGGCATCCCAGAATGCAGAGCAAGCATAGTCTGCGACCACCTCGTAGCATGTATATAAATCACCTAGAAATTGACTTGTTGAAAAAGAGCCTGAGGCGGTCACAAATCCCGGAGAATGTCAACTCTGGTCTGGCGTCTATATAGACTCCGAATTTGTCTTTTTCTTTGGATTCACCCTCGTAGAAATCAATAATGTACCTGTATATTTGTTTAGtaattctggaaaatgtaaacATATGTATTACTATGCATGTTCTCCAGTGTTTACATTTTCTACTCACAGGAGAGGCCCATGtatattttggattttatCTTGCATTTGCATACCTTATGGATTTTCCACATCTATCTACAGTCCAGTCGTGCCTGTCGTACGGAAGTTTGTAGCCTCTTATATAGTTTATCATCGACCTTATGGTATACTGGTCCTTTTTACCGAC encodes the following:
- a CDS encoding hypothetical protein (encoded by transcript BEWA_040600A); its protein translation is MQPFMVDDIPWRPQEIEALRKFLLDVKSRGQLTHTTKSDSYNVCILKGQTGSAKMSTIKLLCNNCGLKIIEYDPFDVSAVCRPEEHDSAISSLVSFLETATSRSGLKMTKNSLTFSSGSLACPLVLGSRKIKRLKCTSENANAESNTSNSEPHLILVSDLPRTILTSKSSSLYEIQYLLKSIVNGQSTHNEKTYPLLICVNNSAEDTMILKRILPNNYTKHPKCLNLNLKNISKTKMKSLLKLDKKFQRFDSHFNSLLLDYVANISSGDIRYAFNNLRFYLSNSKDQGSNTISQFDTLKAHMLERNIFNTFGLLGRVLYNKRLPISLSCPNENKTIPMNMNISRFKKCMDISRAIQIYETEYVDGVSCDYADILEIIPLIDSTIASMESSITYEPPTQEFVTFSSTQKKPIVSQTESKKPHTSDSNPHVDLELVNNENLVLTCEGNVGGTDSVNLYDPLNMVMWNKGYFDESFSAEIPANVRLFGLVDPFDEKNPLGYTKWPKIESKGDCTPSRHTRHDMLPKLSRPQLYYDPDSIIDDLNSEYNYFVNSMFDNYSDLFGNIDDCATFSTHLTCADMFYTRVKGASYYIGDDIGINRHFISICIRAAVDSNLSGFEGTKNEFHPFTKYTTSGSIKYKTDYIRGLYDSYRMDVHKLLTSDEYIPSHSSIHASASKAFIETLPMTFIALTHSTEPKHTQVHDVYENVQDDSRRTSIESTFEDIMTLDVLDQVDELMQGTGSKNVNTRGRNDSVNLIKLMDTVTPRFKDLLSEISKHYANFGGNSQIQITHSIKQAYERISDSS
- a CDS encoding eukaryotic translation initiation factor 5A, putative (encoded by transcript BEWA_040610A); amino-acid sequence: MFDDHFEGGDAGASHTIPVQAGAIKKNSFVMLKGHPCKVVEYSTSKTGKHGHAKANITGIDIFTGKKYEDICPTSHNMDVPTVKRTEIQLIAIDDGFTTLLNPDGSTRTDLPLPKDSEGAFDEVSKQVMALYDAGKEVLVTVLSACGIEKIIACKELAS
- a CDS encoding mitochondrial import inner membrane translocase subunit tim10, putative (encoded by transcript BEWA_040620A), with translation MSENLPTDPVNVAVAELVGMADMLRRMRDGCWNKCISSVKGPQLDAGESSCIDRCVNKYLDIHTLVGFQLQQASQNAEQA